From Gemmatimonadota bacterium, one genomic window encodes:
- a CDS encoding zinc ribbon domain-containing protein: protein MEGLRPPSAPGGGELSVCPHCWYVNPRAARLCARCGADMALLLQESGGLRHTAPVQSPVPVRAGARLSAVQRALVLGFVALLAFASLVAAFQPQLLRPHAAPALPGAR, encoded by the coding sequence ATGGAAGGCCTGCGCCCGCCCAGCGCGCCCGGCGGCGGCGAGCTTTCGGTCTGCCCGCACTGCTGGTACGTCAACCCCCGGGCGGCACGACTCTGCGCCCGCTGCGGCGCCGATATGGCGCTGCTGCTCCAGGAATCGGGGGGGCTGCGTCATACCGCGCCCGTGCAGAGCCCGGTGCCCGTCCGGGCGGGCGCGCGGCTGAGCGCCGTGCAACGCGCGCTCGTCCTCGGCTTTGTCGCCCTGCTCGCGTTCGCCAGCCTGGTAGCCGCATTCCAGCCCCAACTGCTGCGGCCGCACGCGGCGCCGGCCCTGCCGGGGGCGCGCTAG
- a CDS encoding copper-binding protein, with translation MTEALRFVPDTLTITRGTRVRWVNESDFFHTVTPRNTSQPGVWSRRETSGRGPVLEHTFSVGGQTYNYFCEPHESFGMVARIRVE, from the coding sequence TTGACGGAAGCGCTGCGCTTCGTGCCAGACACGCTGACCATCACGCGCGGAACGCGCGTGCGCTGGGTCAACGAGTCCGATTTCTTCCACACGGTGACGCCCCGCAACACGAGTCAGCCGGGCGTGTGGTCGCGTCGGGAGACGAGTGGGCGGGGACCCGTGCTCGAGCACACGTTCAGCGTCGGCGGGCAGACGTACAACTATTTCTGCGAGCCGCATGAGAGCTTCGGGATGGTGGCGAGGATCCGCGTCGAGTAG
- a CDS encoding SpoVR family protein, producing the protein MPDTLTSDLRSLQQQIEQHAREFGLDFFEIVYEVLDWEEINEVAAYGGYPARYPHWRFGMDYLELSRSYAYGLSRIYEMVINNNPTYAYLLAANHYVDQKLVMAHVCGHGDFFKHNFSFAHTNRRMIDEMANHAARIRRYMEAYGESEVEALLDRCLSIDNLIDYNAPHIRRKRWAPRPEESAPARAEPKKLRAKEYMDEYINPEPVLEAERQRLEEAQREEERFPPCPEKDAMLFLLEHAPLKNWERDVLGIVREEAYYFAPQGRTRFINEGWASYWHSRIMTERALEPSEVVDYADHHSGTVATHPGWLNPYKLGLELWRDIEERWNKGRHGVDWEACDEFQVRQAWDTGEMQGRERIFEVRRHYNDVTFIDEFLTADFVRKHGLFTYEYQPATGEYVIADRDFQAVKEKLLFMLTNFGQPRVEVVDANFLNRGELVLGHCYEGIPLKENLARETLENIHYLWKRPVHLETYIDEEPVVMSYDGTEHSLEPREEDGDR; encoded by the coding sequence ATGCCAGACACCCTCACATCCGACCTCCGCTCGCTGCAGCAGCAGATTGAGCAGCACGCCCGCGAGTTCGGCCTCGACTTCTTCGAGATCGTCTACGAAGTGCTGGACTGGGAGGAAATCAATGAAGTGGCCGCATACGGCGGCTACCCGGCGCGCTACCCGCACTGGCGCTTCGGGATGGACTACCTCGAGCTGTCCCGCTCCTACGCCTACGGACTGTCGCGCATCTACGAGATGGTCATCAACAACAATCCCACCTACGCCTACCTGCTGGCGGCCAACCATTACGTAGACCAGAAGCTGGTCATGGCGCACGTGTGCGGGCATGGCGACTTCTTCAAGCACAACTTCTCCTTCGCGCACACCAACCGGCGCATGATAGACGAGATGGCCAACCATGCGGCGCGCATCCGCCGTTACATGGAGGCATACGGCGAGTCGGAGGTCGAGGCGCTGCTGGATCGCTGCCTCTCCATTGACAACCTGATCGACTACAACGCTCCGCACATCCGCCGCAAGCGCTGGGCGCCGCGGCCGGAGGAATCCGCCCCGGCGCGCGCCGAGCCGAAGAAGCTGCGCGCCAAAGAGTACATGGACGAGTACATCAACCCCGAGCCGGTGCTCGAGGCCGAGCGCCAGAGGCTCGAGGAAGCGCAGCGCGAGGAGGAACGCTTCCCGCCGTGTCCCGAAAAGGATGCCATGCTCTTCCTGCTCGAGCACGCGCCGCTCAAGAACTGGGAGCGGGACGTGCTGGGGATCGTGCGGGAGGAGGCCTATTACTTCGCGCCGCAGGGTCGCACCAGGTTCATCAACGAAGGATGGGCTAGCTACTGGCACTCCCGTATCATGACCGAGCGGGCTCTCGAGCCCTCCGAGGTGGTGGACTATGCGGATCACCACTCGGGCACCGTAGCAACGCACCCCGGCTGGCTGAACCCCTATAAGCTGGGGCTCGAGTTGTGGCGCGACATCGAGGAGCGCTGGAACAAGGGGCGGCACGGCGTCGACTGGGAGGCGTGTGACGAGTTCCAGGTGCGCCAGGCGTGGGACACGGGTGAGATGCAGGGCAGGGAAAGGATTTTCGAGGTGCGGCGCCACTACAACGATGTCACCTTCATTGACGAGTTCCTGACTGCCGATTTCGTGCGCAAGCACGGGCTCTTTACTTACGAGTACCAGCCGGCCACGGGCGAGTACGTGATCGCCGACCGCGACTTCCAGGCGGTCAAGGAGAAGCTGCTCTTCATGCTCACCAACTTCGGGCAACCGCGGGTCGAGGTGGTAGACGCGAACTTCCTCAACCGCGGCGAGCTGGTGCTCGGGCACTGCTACGAGGGCATACCACTGAAGGAGAACCTGGCGCGGGAAACGCTGGAGAATATCCACTACCTGTGGAAGCGCCCGGTCCACCTGGAGACATACATCGACGAAGAGCCGGTGGTCATGAGCTACGATGGCACGGAGCACAGCCTCGAGCCGCGCGAGGAGGACGGCGATCGCTAG
- a CDS encoding DUF444 family protein, whose amino-acid sequence MVKRIERDRRRFEDIVRGVIKRDLKRHLTRGELIGRRGHEVVSIPVPQIELPRFRYGRRDLGGVGQGGGEIGTPIGTDGPPVGGRGEAGDAPGHHLREVELTIQELAQLMGEELELPRIEPKGARSATVVKDRYTGIKRAGPESLRSFKRTYKEALKRQLALGSYNPGRPAIVPVREDMRYRSWKEEPEPTANAVIVYMMDVSGSMGNEQKEIVRIESFWIDTWIRAHYDGLETRYIVHDAAAREVDRDTFYSTRESGGTRISSAYHLAADMVERNHPAEAWNIYFFHFSDGDNWGGGDDEKCFTLLRDRLLPVANLFGYGQVESRYGSGQFLHALETHLEAENLVLSKIEDRDAILGSIKEFLGKGK is encoded by the coding sequence ATGGTCAAGAGGATCGAGCGGGACCGGCGACGGTTCGAGGACATTGTCCGGGGCGTCATCAAGCGGGATCTGAAGCGCCACCTGACGCGGGGAGAGCTCATCGGCCGTCGCGGCCATGAGGTCGTATCGATCCCCGTGCCGCAGATCGAACTGCCCCGCTTCCGCTACGGCCGGCGCGACCTGGGCGGGGTAGGCCAGGGTGGTGGCGAGATCGGCACGCCCATCGGCACGGACGGCCCCCCCGTCGGTGGCCGGGGCGAGGCAGGTGACGCACCGGGCCATCACCTGCGCGAAGTCGAGCTGACCATTCAGGAGCTGGCGCAGCTCATGGGCGAGGAACTCGAGCTGCCGCGCATCGAGCCCAAGGGCGCCCGCTCCGCCACCGTCGTGAAGGATCGTTACACCGGCATCAAACGGGCGGGGCCGGAGAGCCTGCGCTCCTTCAAGCGTACATACAAGGAGGCTCTCAAACGTCAGTTGGCGCTGGGCTCCTACAACCCGGGGCGGCCGGCGATCGTGCCCGTGCGCGAGGACATGCGCTACCGCTCCTGGAAGGAGGAGCCGGAGCCCACGGCCAACGCCGTTATCGTCTACATGATGGACGTCTCCGGCTCCATGGGTAACGAGCAGAAGGAGATCGTCCGCATCGAGTCGTTCTGGATCGACACCTGGATCCGCGCCCACTACGACGGCCTGGAAACCCGTTACATCGTGCATGACGCTGCCGCCCGGGAGGTCGACCGCGACACCTTCTACAGCACGCGCGAGTCGGGCGGGACGCGGATCTCGAGCGCGTACCACCTCGCCGCGGATATGGTGGAACGGAACCACCCCGCCGAGGCCTGGAACATCTATTTCTTCCACTTTTCTGACGGCGACAACTGGGGCGGCGGCGACGACGAGAAATGCTTTACGCTGCTCCGCGACCGGCTCCTGCCGGTAGCCAACCTGTTCGGCTACGGGCAGGTGGAAAGTCGCTACGGAAGCGGTCAGTTTCTCCACGCACTGGAGACGCATCTCGAGGCAGAGAACCTGGTGCTCTCGAAGATCGAGGACCGGGATGCGATCCTGGGGTCGATCAAGGAGTTCCTGGGAAAGGGGAAATAG